In Amycolatopsis methanolica 239, a single genomic region encodes these proteins:
- a CDS encoding IniB N-terminal domain-containing protein, with protein sequence MSLPAQNLHEFVLTLLNDEAARSAFAADPTSALAAAGLSDVTPQDIQEVAPLVADYAPAPLADALSALPLDADVTDLQGAIAQLQAVADAADALPVAAPELPLDVPARADLPVDAPALPVDTSALPLGEELLGGPTAQVLPELGDLPVELPGLGDLPLDVPAVDSLPLDVPARQDLPVNALPVDQLPLDALPTDSLPTGALPVELPELGDIPVELPALSDLPLQPPAVDGLPLDARNDLPTEALTGAAPELGELPVGLPEVEGLQGSLPGLPVQLPALGELPSLPTVGAERADVPSELTALPVDGSGLPLDTNALPLDAGSLPVGAEDVAALGEAVGLTELPETGDLPVDLDTLGSLPVAAPSLGDEPFTAPDLDIPAVGRVDTASAGSEDGYATTVSYEGELAEGAAAAAAAQEGAGVAGTAGTPAGAFIGSAAGSTEGFTGGFAVENNEGELQGGLTAGEDAVLAGGRTDSALGTYTLGVDGTPADLPADVPSFDQAGDLAGSLDSDVLGRAEPAAGTIADYISIGGDLVGGGVAQNSATLGEYLTLGGAQTGDLVANAGAQAGTAISDGGHQAADLASDLPAAPGVPTVLPAAVPAEIPAEAPGDLPVHFGAELPQGLPHLPVANPLPEVTGNVEHALTTDPVKEVVSVTDSPLVDTLGPVNHAPLPEAADLDNLHGDLPLGH encoded by the coding sequence TTGTCTCTCCCCGCCCAGAACCTGCACGAATTCGTGCTCACCCTGCTGAACGACGAGGCTGCCCGGTCGGCGTTCGCCGCCGACCCGACCAGCGCGCTCGCCGCCGCCGGCTTGAGCGACGTCACGCCGCAGGACATCCAGGAAGTCGCCCCGCTGGTCGCCGACTACGCGCCCGCGCCGCTGGCCGACGCCCTGTCCGCGCTGCCGCTGGACGCCGACGTGACCGACCTGCAGGGCGCCATCGCCCAGCTGCAGGCCGTCGCGGACGCGGCCGACGCGCTGCCGGTCGCGGCCCCCGAGCTGCCCCTGGACGTCCCGGCCCGCGCCGACCTGCCCGTCGACGCCCCGGCCCTGCCGGTCGACACCTCCGCGCTGCCGCTCGGCGAGGAGCTGCTGGGCGGCCCGACCGCCCAGGTGCTGCCCGAGCTGGGCGACCTGCCGGTTGAGCTGCCCGGGCTGGGCGACCTGCCGCTGGACGTCCCCGCCGTCGACAGCCTCCCGCTCGACGTCCCGGCCCGCCAGGACCTGCCGGTCAACGCGCTGCCGGTGGACCAGCTGCCGCTGGACGCGCTGCCCACGGACAGCCTGCCCACCGGCGCGCTGCCGGTGGAGCTGCCCGAGCTGGGTGACATCCCGGTCGAGCTCCCCGCGCTGAGCGACCTGCCGCTCCAGCCGCCCGCGGTCGACGGCCTCCCGCTGGACGCCCGCAACGACCTGCCGACCGAGGCGCTCACCGGCGCGGCCCCCGAGCTGGGCGAGCTGCCGGTGGGGCTGCCCGAGGTCGAGGGCCTGCAGGGCTCGCTGCCCGGGCTCCCGGTCCAGCTGCCCGCCCTGGGTGAGCTGCCCTCCCTGCCGACCGTGGGCGCCGAGCGCGCCGACGTGCCGAGCGAGCTGACCGCCCTGCCGGTCGACGGGAGCGGCCTGCCCCTCGACACGAACGCGCTGCCCCTCGACGCCGGCTCCCTGCCGGTGGGTGCCGAGGACGTCGCCGCCCTCGGCGAGGCCGTCGGCCTGACCGAGCTGCCGGAGACCGGCGACCTGCCCGTCGACCTCGACACGCTGGGCTCGCTGCCGGTGGCCGCGCCGTCGCTGGGCGACGAGCCGTTCACCGCTCCCGACCTCGACATCCCGGCGGTCGGCCGCGTCGACACCGCCAGCGCGGGTTCCGAGGACGGCTACGCCACCACCGTGTCCTACGAGGGCGAGCTGGCCGAGGGCGCCGCCGCGGCCGCCGCCGCCCAGGAGGGCGCCGGTGTCGCCGGCACCGCGGGCACCCCGGCGGGCGCCTTCATCGGCAGCGCCGCGGGCAGCACCGAGGGCTTCACCGGCGGCTTCGCCGTCGAGAACAACGAGGGTGAACTGCAGGGCGGCCTGACCGCCGGTGAGGACGCCGTCCTCGCGGGCGGCCGCACCGACTCGGCCCTCGGCACCTACACCCTCGGTGTGGACGGCACCCCCGCCGACCTGCCCGCCGACGTCCCGAGCTTCGACCAGGCGGGCGACCTCGCCGGCTCGCTCGACTCGGACGTCCTCGGCCGCGCCGAGCCGGCCGCCGGCACGATCGCCGACTACATCTCGATCGGTGGTGACCTGGTCGGTGGCGGCGTCGCGCAGAACTCGGCCACCCTCGGCGAGTACCTGACGCTGGGTGGCGCGCAGACCGGTGACCTGGTCGCCAACGCCGGTGCCCAGGCAGGCACCGCGATCTCCGACGGTGGCCACCAGGCCGCGGACCTCGCCTCCGACCTGCCCGCCGCCCCCGGCGTGCCGACCGTGCTGCCCGCCGCCGTCCCGGCCGAGATCCCGGCCGAGGCGCCCGGCGACCTGCCGGTCCACTTCGGCGCCGAGCTGCCGCAGGGCCTGCCGCACCTGCCGGTCGCGAACCCGCTGCCGGAGGTCACCGGCAACGTCGAGCACGCGCTGACCACGGACCCGGTCAAGGAGGTCGTCTCCGTGACCGACAGCCCGCTGGTCGACACGCTCGGCCCGGTCAACCACGCGCCGCTGCCCGAGGCCGCCGACCTCGACAACCTGCACGGCGACCTGCCCCTGGGGCACTGA
- a CDS encoding Hsp70 family protein produces MRHVLGIDIGSTGIAAAVCRDVGEHWSEPVVVPAVESVVHVAPDATVSVGGEAVRRSVVEPDRVARGFLRRVGDDVPFLLGDELYTAEALTAAVAGWVVDQVAADEGEAAERIAITHPPSWGTYRRKLLLDALAAAGLPPAMLLPTPVAAAEGHLARERIDPQTLVGVCRIGGEHADFAVLRRGSTTFELVTHAEPAEPTAGKTLDDLLFEHVRERCGDVAPSALRLVCAEAKERLSALPETEIGPVRVTRAEFDRLARPSLLATLEPLRRYERLSVVLLVGGTAAVPLLTELVTGLTGGRVVAEPEPASAVARGAALVARLVEGAAVESTALVPKVTGFPDLEPEDVYDDEPVPPRPPVVLTPLEPPRRRFAPSRRGGSRSEDDE; encoded by the coding sequence ATGCGTCACGTTCTCGGCATCGACATCGGCAGCACCGGCATCGCCGCTGCCGTGTGCCGGGACGTGGGCGAACACTGGTCGGAGCCGGTGGTCGTGCCCGCCGTCGAGTCGGTCGTGCACGTCGCCCCGGACGCGACGGTGTCGGTGGGCGGGGAGGCGGTGCGGCGGTCGGTCGTGGAACCCGATCGGGTGGCGCGTGGTTTCCTGCGCCGGGTCGGTGACGACGTTCCGTTCCTCCTCGGTGACGAGCTGTACACGGCCGAGGCGCTCACGGCCGCGGTCGCGGGGTGGGTCGTCGACCAGGTCGCCGCCGACGAGGGCGAGGCTGCCGAGCGCATCGCGATCACCCACCCGCCGTCCTGGGGCACCTACCGGCGCAAGCTGCTGCTGGACGCGCTGGCCGCGGCCGGATTGCCGCCCGCGATGCTGTTGCCGACGCCGGTCGCCGCAGCGGAGGGGCACCTCGCGCGTGAGCGGATCGACCCGCAGACGCTCGTCGGGGTGTGCCGGATCGGCGGCGAGCACGCCGATTTCGCCGTGCTGCGCCGCGGATCCACGACGTTCGAGCTGGTCACGCACGCCGAACCGGCCGAGCCGACGGCCGGGAAGACGCTCGACGACCTGCTGTTCGAGCACGTCCGCGAGCGCTGCGGCGACGTGGCGCCGTCGGCGTTGCGGCTGGTGTGCGCGGAGGCGAAGGAGCGGCTGTCGGCGCTGCCCGAGACCGAGATCGGGCCCGTACGGGTGACGCGCGCGGAGTTCGACCGGCTGGCGCGGCCGAGCCTGCTCGCGACGCTGGAACCGCTGCGCCGGTACGAGCGGCTGAGCGTCGTGCTGCTGGTCGGCGGCACGGCGGCGGTCCCGCTGCTCACCGAGCTGGTCACCGGGCTGACCGGCGGCCGGGTGGTCGCCGAGCCCGAGCCGGCGTCCGCGGTCGCACGCGGGGCGGCGCTGGTCGCGCGGCTCGTGGAAGGCGCGGCGGTCGAGTCGACCGCGCTCGTGCCCAAGGTGACCGGCTTCCCCGACCTGGAACCCGAAGACGTGTACGACGACGAACCCGTTCCGCCGCGGCCGCCCGTCGTACTGACCCCGCTCGAACCGCCCCGACGCCGGTTCGCGCCCTCCCGCCGCGGCGGCTCCCGAAGCGAGGACGACGAGTGA
- a CDS encoding aKG-HExxH-type peptide beta-hydroxylase produces MYSRPAWPDATTVHAALAPAHAVIEERRALYRLGLDLLAPGHEPVPDAQLDNPLFRFRIGEALAGRLPYVDADDDLGPITTELPAGPVSIRVATGADANDRLAEAMRVIQTQSLPGRRPPRLLTGDDEALATVAAGLRKVREVSPALADDLLAHVGLLVVLDPATSGGLISASSRLFPGLVLIDRPSSPYEVAEAIIHEGAHVKLFDFAITRNFLGADAAEGRVFRPSWSSAAWPVEQVLAAFHAYTCLAQFAQDVERQGEMSRLGPDSLLSRARERATEIGRWLLGEDDALEFDARWLLRTLMCDETGPGQLSPVTRPVLSGHYALDPLLRLARMEATGRVLAGRPGDPPELHWLDGEAADLAVELSQAPAGKSLSEIGAERATVLGALVEATLVRAAPRGGVLSSSDGTFASEGN; encoded by the coding sequence ATGTACTCCAGACCTGCCTGGCCGGATGCCACCACCGTGCACGCGGCGCTGGCGCCCGCCCACGCGGTGATCGAGGAGCGCCGCGCGCTGTACCGGCTGGGGCTCGATCTGCTGGCTCCCGGCCACGAGCCGGTTCCGGACGCCCAACTCGACAACCCCCTGTTCCGCTTCCGGATCGGGGAGGCTCTGGCCGGTCGTCTGCCCTACGTGGACGCCGACGACGACCTCGGTCCGATCACGACCGAACTGCCCGCCGGCCCGGTCTCGATCCGGGTGGCCACCGGCGCTGATGCGAACGACCGCCTCGCCGAGGCGATGCGGGTGATCCAGACGCAAAGCCTGCCCGGTCGCCGCCCGCCGCGGCTGCTGACCGGCGACGACGAGGCACTGGCCACGGTCGCGGCCGGTCTGCGCAAGGTCCGCGAGGTCAGCCCGGCGCTGGCCGACGACCTGCTCGCGCACGTCGGCCTGCTGGTGGTCCTCGATCCGGCGACCTCCGGCGGCCTGATCTCCGCGTCGTCGCGGCTCTTCCCCGGGCTGGTCCTGATCGACCGGCCGTCGTCGCCCTACGAGGTCGCCGAGGCGATCATCCACGAGGGCGCGCACGTCAAGCTGTTCGACTTCGCCATCACGCGGAACTTCCTCGGCGCCGATGCGGCGGAGGGCCGGGTCTTCCGGCCCTCCTGGTCGTCGGCCGCGTGGCCGGTGGAGCAGGTCCTCGCCGCGTTCCACGCCTACACCTGCCTCGCCCAGTTCGCCCAGGACGTGGAGCGGCAAGGGGAAATGTCCCGGCTCGGCCCGGATTCCCTGCTGTCCCGCGCTCGTGAGCGCGCCACCGAAATCGGCCGCTGGCTGCTCGGCGAGGACGACGCGCTGGAATTCGACGCCAGGTGGCTCCTGCGCACCTTGATGTGTGATGAGACTGGACCCGGACAACTGTCTCCGGTCACCCGTCCGGTGCTGTCCGGCCACTACGCGCTGGATCCGCTGCTGCGGCTCGCCCGGATGGAGGCCACCGGCCGGGTGCTCGCCGGCCGTCCCGGCGACCCACCGGAATTGCATTGGCTCGACGGGGAAGCGGCTGATCTTGCCGTCGAGCTTAGCCAGGCCCCGGCGGGGAAGTCCCTGTCGGAAATCGGTGCCGAACGTGCGACCGTGCTCGGCGCGCTGGTGGAAGCGACCTTGGTTCGTGCCGCTCCGCGCGGAGGAGTACTGTCCTCTTCGGACGGAACATTTGCGTCGGAAGGAAACTGA
- a CDS encoding M28 family metallopeptidase, translated as MSLRPKRSFAALVLTAALATAVTPAAIAAPTQLPGQLVKKTDVGSINRHLIALQRIADRNDGNRAAGTDGHAASAEYIAGKLEAAGYSVTRQEFPFIFTETIEEKLTVGGADVPITVMTYTASTPAGGITAPLAVVLVDATPGCEVTDYTGVAGRIVLVSRGGCTFAQKQAAAADAGAVAAIIYNNEAGPLNGTLGDPAAARIPTGGISQADGQALSGQNGATVTLDLREFQEPRTSFNVIAETKTGRKDNVVMAGAHLDSVPEGPGINDNGTGSAALLEIALQLGGKPKVENAVRFAWWSAEEFGLVGSTHYVDSLSFEQQLDIALYLNFDMIGSPNAAYFAYDGDDSDGEGAGPGPYGSAQIEAELTGYLNARGVPTEGTDFDGRSDYGEFIAVGIPAGGLFTGAEDAKTPEQAAKWGGQAGVAFDPCYHQACDNLGNVDRVALDRNADAIAWTLGTFALSTESVNGVAPGKAAVKPHRAPAAQARALAAA; from the coding sequence ATGTCACTTCGGCCAAAGAGATCCTTTGCCGCCCTGGTGCTGACCGCCGCGCTCGCGACGGCCGTCACCCCGGCCGCGATCGCAGCCCCCACCCAGTTACCCGGCCAGCTCGTCAAGAAGACCGATGTGGGCTCCATCAACCGGCACCTGATCGCGTTGCAGCGCATCGCCGACCGCAACGACGGCAACCGTGCCGCAGGCACCGACGGGCACGCCGCCTCCGCCGAGTACATAGCGGGCAAGCTCGAAGCCGCCGGGTATTCGGTGACGCGGCAGGAGTTCCCGTTCATCTTCACCGAGACGATCGAGGAGAAGCTGACGGTCGGCGGCGCCGACGTGCCGATCACCGTCATGACGTACACGGCGTCCACGCCGGCGGGCGGGATCACCGCCCCGCTGGCCGTGGTGCTGGTCGACGCCACGCCCGGTTGCGAGGTCACGGACTACACCGGAGTGGCCGGCCGCATCGTCCTGGTCTCGCGCGGCGGGTGCACGTTCGCGCAGAAGCAGGCGGCCGCCGCGGATGCGGGCGCGGTCGCGGCGATCATCTACAACAACGAGGCCGGCCCGCTCAACGGCACCCTGGGCGACCCGGCGGCCGCGCGGATCCCGACGGGCGGCATCTCGCAGGCCGACGGGCAGGCGCTGTCCGGCCAGAACGGCGCCACGGTCACGCTGGACCTGCGTGAGTTCCAGGAGCCGCGCACGTCCTTCAACGTGATCGCCGAAACGAAGACCGGCCGCAAGGACAACGTCGTGATGGCAGGCGCGCACCTGGACAGCGTGCCGGAGGGCCCGGGCATCAACGACAACGGCACGGGTTCGGCGGCGCTGCTGGAGATCGCGTTGCAGCTGGGCGGAAAGCCGAAGGTGGAGAACGCGGTGCGGTTCGCGTGGTGGAGCGCCGAGGAGTTCGGCCTGGTCGGCTCGACGCACTACGTGGATTCGCTGAGTTTCGAGCAGCAGCTGGACATCGCGCTGTACCTGAACTTCGACATGATCGGCTCGCCGAACGCGGCGTACTTCGCTTACGACGGCGACGATTCCGACGGGGAGGGCGCGGGCCCCGGCCCGTACGGCTCGGCGCAGATCGAGGCCGAGCTGACCGGGTACCTGAACGCGCGCGGTGTGCCGACGGAGGGCACGGACTTCGACGGCCGCTCGGACTACGGCGAGTTCATCGCGGTGGGCATCCCCGCGGGCGGGCTGTTCACGGGCGCGGAGGACGCGAAAACCCCGGAGCAGGCCGCGAAGTGGGGCGGCCAGGCCGGCGTCGCGTTCGACCCGTGCTACCACCAGGCGTGCGACAACCTCGGCAACGTCGACCGGGTGGCGCTGGACCGCAACGCGGACGCGATCGCCTGGACGCTGGGCACGTTCGCGCTGAGCACGGAGTCGGTCAACGGGGTCGCGCCCGGCAAGGCGGCGGTGAAGCCGCATCGCGCTCCCGCCGCTCAGGCGAGGGCGCTGGCCGCGGCCTGA
- a CDS encoding FadR/GntR family transcriptional regulator, protein MDDESWALSPNTRKPLPELIEDKIRSLIRSGKFKAGDRLPTEPELAQRMAVARSSLRTALQRLQLQGVVEVMRGRGWYVRSTDVSEHDEPLVFDRRVSDADLMEVRIALEATAASLAATRATQGELDDIAKLAKLHQSASIDDKDELLQTDEDFHSAVVRASHNELLDQLYRSLVPQLRGYRRNSYGSSEVHVRSANDHNQVTWFLKRRDEGGARAAMATHLLGLYSDLVAQTGTPPGERATLTTYALEDEPRWHRE, encoded by the coding sequence ATGGATGACGAGAGCTGGGCTCTCTCACCGAACACGCGCAAGCCGCTGCCCGAACTGATCGAGGACAAGATCAGGTCGCTGATCCGCAGCGGCAAGTTCAAGGCGGGCGACCGGCTGCCCACCGAACCGGAACTGGCGCAGCGGATGGCGGTGGCCCGCAGCTCGCTGCGCACCGCGCTGCAGCGGCTCCAGCTCCAGGGCGTGGTCGAGGTCATGCGGGGCCGTGGCTGGTACGTCCGGTCAACCGACGTATCCGAGCACGACGAGCCGCTGGTGTTCGACCGGCGCGTCAGCGACGCGGACCTGATGGAGGTCCGGATCGCGCTGGAGGCGACCGCGGCGAGCCTGGCCGCGACCCGCGCGACGCAGGGCGAGCTGGACGACATCGCGAAGCTGGCGAAGCTGCACCAGTCCGCGTCCATCGACGACAAGGACGAACTGCTGCAGACCGACGAGGACTTCCACTCGGCGGTGGTGCGGGCCAGCCACAACGAACTGCTGGACCAGCTGTACCGGTCGCTGGTACCGCAGCTCCGGGGTTACCGCCGCAACAGCTACGGCAGCTCCGAGGTGCACGTCCGCTCGGCGAACGACCACAACCAGGTCACGTGGTTCCTCAAGCGCCGCGACGAGGGCGGCGCCCGCGCGGCGATGGCCACGCACCTGCTCGGCCTGTACAGCGATCTGGTCGCGCAGACCGGCACCCCGCCCGGCGAGCGGGCCACGCTCACGACGTACGCGCTGGAGGACGAGCCACGCTGGCACCGGGAGTGA
- a CDS encoding dynamin family protein: protein MLAPPWLDVLDDTAHVCATQRRPDLADRIRRRRAQLLDEKLRVVVIGETGQGKSQLVNALVNAPVCAVGEDATTTVPAVVTHAEKPTAAVVTAGPRAIEGPARQPVPVEAVTGQANREAVAVSGPPVVRAEVGLPRALLAGGLALVDTPPRAAIETVDSADAVLMATDATSELSASEIQLLEQVVRLCPTVLVVLTKIDLVPGWRTVAQRNRNRLDQRGLMASLIPVSAALRLAAARTGDQALNAESGFGELVKCLHQDLPGQADLLARRSVAALSTTTVEALQNELTDEFAATQQPDNGDAVARWHAAGRRLEKLQRDANRWQTLLSDEVSDLISDVEFDLRDRTRKILVEVDEYFETADPAKTWPEFEEWLRENLTTVAETNSEWLLDRFEWIARKIARQVAPHREDALPDSLPREVPGDAVGDLRMPRVERFSVGQKLFVGMRGSYSGLLMFGLATTIAGLPLINPISLGAGAAFGAKSVFEERGNRLKRRQHAAKTAAHRYVDDFFLRYGKHSKDTARQIHRALRDRLNGVADELRGEITATAKTFKQAIDDDTTRRTVRANEIRRMMEELNVLRRRAQALATPAQLPAQRGITA from the coding sequence GTGCTCGCACCACCCTGGCTCGACGTACTGGACGACACCGCCCACGTCTGCGCCACCCAACGGCGCCCGGACCTGGCCGATCGCATCCGCAGACGCAGAGCCCAGCTGCTCGACGAGAAGTTGCGGGTGGTCGTGATCGGCGAGACCGGCCAGGGCAAGAGCCAGCTGGTGAACGCGCTGGTCAACGCGCCGGTGTGCGCGGTCGGCGAGGACGCCACGACCACGGTCCCGGCCGTCGTGACGCACGCCGAGAAGCCGACAGCGGCCGTCGTCACGGCCGGTCCGCGGGCCATCGAAGGCCCGGCGCGGCAGCCGGTGCCGGTGGAGGCGGTGACCGGCCAGGCGAATCGGGAAGCGGTCGCTGTGAGCGGTCCACCGGTCGTCCGGGCCGAGGTGGGCCTGCCCCGCGCGCTGCTGGCCGGCGGGCTGGCGCTGGTCGACACGCCGCCGCGAGCGGCGATCGAGACGGTCGACTCGGCGGACGCCGTGCTGATGGCCACCGACGCGACGAGCGAGCTGTCGGCGTCGGAGATCCAGCTGCTCGAGCAGGTCGTCCGGCTGTGCCCGACGGTGCTCGTGGTGCTCACCAAGATCGACCTGGTGCCCGGTTGGCGGACGGTCGCGCAGCGCAACCGCAACCGGCTGGACCAGCGCGGGCTGATGGCGTCGCTGATCCCGGTTTCCGCCGCGCTGCGGCTGGCCGCGGCCCGCACCGGCGACCAGGCCCTGAACGCCGAGTCCGGGTTCGGCGAGCTGGTCAAGTGCCTGCACCAGGACCTGCCCGGCCAGGCGGACCTGCTGGCCCGGCGCTCGGTCGCCGCCCTGAGCACGACCACCGTCGAGGCGCTGCAGAACGAACTGACCGACGAGTTCGCCGCGACGCAGCAGCCGGACAACGGCGACGCGGTCGCGCGGTGGCACGCCGCCGGGCGGCGGCTGGAGAAGCTGCAACGGGACGCGAACCGCTGGCAGACGCTGCTGTCCGACGAGGTGTCCGACCTGATCTCGGACGTCGAGTTCGACCTGCGTGACCGGACGCGCAAGATCCTGGTCGAGGTCGACGAGTACTTCGAAACCGCCGACCCGGCGAAGACGTGGCCCGAGTTCGAGGAGTGGCTGCGGGAGAACCTGACCACGGTCGCGGAGACGAACTCGGAGTGGCTGCTCGACCGGTTCGAGTGGATCGCCCGCAAGATCGCGCGGCAGGTCGCGCCGCACCGCGAGGACGCGCTGCCCGACTCGCTGCCGCGCGAGGTGCCCGGTGACGCGGTCGGCGACCTGCGGATGCCGCGGGTCGAGCGGTTCAGCGTGGGGCAGAAGCTGTTCGTCGGGATGCGCGGGTCCTACAGCGGTCTGCTGATGTTCGGCCTCGCGACCACGATCGCGGGCCTGCCGCTGATCAACCCGATTTCGCTCGGCGCGGGTGCGGCCTTCGGCGCGAAGAGCGTCTTCGAGGAGCGCGGCAACCGGCTCAAGCGGCGCCAGCACGCCGCGAAGACCGCCGCGCACCGGTACGTCGACGACTTCTTCCTGCGCTACGGCAAGCACAGCAAGGACACCGCGCGGCAGATCCACCGCGCGCTGCGCGACCGGCTGAACGGCGTCGCCGACGAGCTGCGCGGCGAGATCACCGCGACCGCGAAGACGTTCAAGCAGGCCATCGACGACGACACGACCCGCCGCACGGTCCGGGCGAACGAGATCCGCCGGATGATGGAGGAGCTGAACGTGCTGCGCCGCCGCGCCCAGGCCCTGGCCACCCCGGCGCAGCTGCCCGCCCAGCGGGGGATCACCGCGTGA
- a CDS encoding neutral zinc metallopeptidase, with protein MRFDEGAGLDTSEVDDLRGGGGGIGSRVALGGGGLGIVGVIIYFVLSQIGGVSPSGAGSLGELGAGQQVSNGSLAQECRTGADANANHDCAIVAIVNSIQDYWSDQFARSGRTYRTAQTNFFSGGVRTGCGSATSDVGPFYCPADSEVYIDLSFYQELRTRFGAEGGTFAEAYVLAHEYGHHVQNLLGTSRRVGNETGPTSGSVRLELQADCYAGVWANHATTTPSSTGRPLITEVTQDDIDRALDTASRIGDDYIQSNLGGGHVDESQYTHGTSAQRERWFTTGFQTGNPARCDTFGTNNLG; from the coding sequence GTGAGGTTTGACGAAGGCGCCGGGCTGGACACGTCCGAGGTCGACGACCTCCGCGGCGGCGGTGGGGGCATCGGGAGCCGGGTGGCGCTCGGCGGCGGCGGGCTCGGCATCGTCGGCGTGATCATCTACTTCGTGCTCTCCCAGATCGGCGGGGTCAGCCCGAGCGGCGCGGGCAGCCTCGGCGAACTCGGCGCCGGTCAGCAGGTCAGCAACGGCTCGCTGGCGCAGGAGTGCCGCACCGGCGCGGACGCCAACGCCAACCACGACTGCGCGATCGTCGCCATCGTCAACTCCATCCAGGACTACTGGAGCGACCAGTTCGCCCGCTCCGGCCGCACCTACCGCACCGCGCAGACGAACTTCTTCAGCGGCGGCGTGCGCACCGGCTGCGGCAGCGCCACCTCCGACGTCGGGCCGTTCTACTGCCCCGCCGACTCCGAGGTCTACATCGACCTGTCCTTCTACCAGGAGCTGCGCACCCGCTTCGGCGCGGAGGGCGGCACGTTCGCCGAGGCATACGTGCTCGCGCACGAGTACGGCCACCACGTGCAGAACCTGCTCGGCACGTCCCGGCGCGTCGGCAACGAGACGGGGCCGACCTCGGGTTCCGTGCGGCTCGAACTGCAGGCCGACTGCTACGCCGGCGTGTGGGCCAACCACGCGACGACCACGCCGTCGTCGACCGGGCGGCCGCTGATCACCGAGGTCACCCAGGACGACATCGACCGCGCACTGGACACCGCGTCCCGCATCGGCGACGACTACATCCAGTCCAACCTCGGCGGCGGCCACGTCGACGAGTCCCAGTACACGCACGGCACGTCCGCCCAGCGGGAACGGTGGTTCACCACCGGCTTCCAGACCGGGAACCCCGCCCGGTGCGACACCTTCGGGACCAACAACCTGGGCTAA
- a CDS encoding MarR family winged helix-turn-helix transcriptional regulator has product MGEVRWLSEPEMSAWRAYIVATLRLRQRLHRELAAAHDVSLTDYEVLVCLEMAPDRRMRMSELATTMGSTKSRLSHQIARMEVAGLARRAPDPEDKRGVVAELTPGGEALLKEAAPTHVEGVRAHLIDLMTPEEQSVLARVFSRVDEHLEGLGS; this is encoded by the coding sequence ATGGGTGAAGTCCGCTGGCTGAGCGAGCCGGAGATGTCGGCGTGGCGCGCGTACATCGTCGCCACGCTGCGGCTCCGCCAGCGGTTGCACCGGGAGCTGGCCGCCGCGCACGACGTGTCCCTGACCGACTACGAGGTGCTGGTGTGCCTGGAGATGGCGCCGGATCGGCGGATGCGGATGTCCGAGCTGGCGACCACGATGGGGTCCACGAAGAGCCGGCTGTCGCACCAGATAGCCCGCATGGAGGTCGCTGGCCTGGCGCGCCGCGCCCCGGACCCGGAAGACAAGCGGGGCGTGGTGGCGGAACTGACCCCCGGCGGCGAGGCGCTGCTGAAGGAGGCGGCGCCAACGCACGTGGAGGGCGTGCGGGCCCACCTGATCGATTTGATGACCCCGGAGGAGCAGTCGGTGCTCGCCAGGGTCTTCTCCCGGGTCGACGAACACCTCGAAGGCCTGGGCAGCTGA